One genomic window of Bacillus mycoides includes the following:
- a CDS encoding methionine ABC transporter permease has protein sequence MDKLIANVDWNQMLEATGETLYMTAIAALATFVLGLILGLLLFMTAKDNLWENKAINTVIGAFVNIFRSIPFIILIILLIPFTKILLGTILGASAALPALIIGAAPFYARMVEIALREIDKGVIEASKAMGAKTSTIILKVLIPEALPALVSGITVTTIALVGYTAMAGVVGAGGLGTLAYLEGFQRGNNDVTIVATICVLLVVFLIQLIGDSVTTRIDKR, from the coding sequence ATGGATAAGTTAATCGCAAATGTTGATTGGAATCAAATGTTAGAAGCAACTGGTGAAACGTTATATATGACGGCAATCGCAGCGCTTGCCACATTTGTTTTAGGACTTATTTTAGGACTATTACTCTTTATGACAGCGAAAGATAATTTATGGGAAAATAAAGCGATTAATACGGTGATTGGAGCGTTCGTCAATATTTTCCGCTCTATACCATTCATCATTTTAATTATTTTATTAATCCCATTTACAAAGATTCTTCTTGGAACAATTCTCGGAGCGAGTGCAGCGCTGCCAGCTTTAATTATTGGAGCGGCACCATTTTACGCGAGAATGGTTGAAATCGCACTTCGTGAAATTGATAAAGGTGTAATTGAAGCTTCAAAAGCAATGGGAGCAAAAACAAGCACAATCATTTTGAAAGTATTAATTCCAGAAGCGTTACCAGCATTAGTATCTGGTATTACAGTAACGACAATTGCTTTAGTAGGCTATACAGCAATGGCTGGAGTTGTTGGTGCTGGTGGCCTTGGAACACTTGCTTATTTAGAAGGGTTCCAGCGAGGAAATAACGATGTAACAATCGTTGCGACAATTTGTGTATTGCTAGTTGTATTTTTAATTCAGTTAATTGGGGATAGCGTAACGACTCGGATAGATAAAAGATAA
- a CDS encoding arsenate reductase family protein, producing the protein MTVTFYSYPKCGTCQKAKKWFEANDVAYEMIHIVENPPSKEDLRNLHEKSELPLKKFFNTSGMRYRELGLKDKLKDASEDEMYELLASDGMLIKRPIVTDGTSVTLGFNEEQFESVWKKYQ; encoded by the coding sequence ATGACAGTAACATTTTATTCATATCCAAAGTGTGGCACATGTCAAAAAGCAAAGAAATGGTTTGAGGCAAACGATGTAGCATATGAGATGATTCATATTGTTGAAAATCCACCGTCAAAAGAAGATTTACGTAATTTACATGAGAAAAGTGAATTACCATTAAAAAAATTCTTTAATACAAGTGGAATGCGTTACCGCGAACTTGGTTTAAAAGATAAGTTAAAGGATGCAAGCGAAGACGAAATGTACGAGCTTTTAGCATCTGATGGCATGTTAATTAAACGTCCAATTGTAACAGATGGAACGAGTGTGACACTTGGTTTTAACGAAGAGCAGTTTGAAAGTGTGTGGAAAAAATACCAATAA
- a CDS encoding toprim domain-containing protein, with the protein MIYVEKVIIVEGKSDRRKIESIIREPVEIVCTNGTIGLSKMDELIDQLFDKDVYVLVDADDAGEKLRKQFRKEFPQAEHIYIDRSYREVATAPSSHLANVLWGADIDVYTEYLR; encoded by the coding sequence ATGATTTATGTGGAAAAAGTCATTATTGTAGAAGGTAAATCGGATAGAAGAAAGATTGAATCTATTATTCGTGAACCAGTGGAAATTGTTTGTACAAATGGTACAATTGGTTTGTCGAAAATGGATGAGCTCATTGATCAACTTTTTGATAAGGACGTATATGTGCTAGTGGATGCTGATGATGCAGGAGAAAAGTTAAGGAAACAATTCCGAAAAGAATTTCCGCAAGCAGAGCATATTTATATTGATCGCTCGTATCGCGAGGTGGCGACTGCACCTTCTTCACATTTAGCAAATGTATTATGGGGAGCTGACATTGACGTTTATACAGAATATTTACGGTAA
- a CDS encoding acetyl-CoA C-acetyltransferase, which yields MREAVIVAGARTPIGKAKRGSLKTVRPDDLGALVVKETLKRANYEGPIDDLIFGCAMPEAEQGLNMARNIGGLAGLSYDVPAITINRYCSSGLQSIAYGAERIMLGHSEAVLSGGAESMSLVPMMGHVVRPNSRLVEAAPEYYMGMGHTAEQVAVKYGISREEQDAFAVRSHQRAAKALAEGNFADETVAVDVMLRTVGANNKLQEETRIFAQDEGVRAETTLDILGKLRPAFNVRGSVTAGNSSQMSDGAASVLLMDREKAVSDGMKPLAKFRSFAVAGVPPEIMGIGPIAAIPKALKLAGLELSDIGLFELNEAFASQSIQVIRELGLDEEKVNVNGGAIALGHPLGCTGAKLTLSLIHEMKRRNEQFGIVTMCIGGGMGAAGVFELL from the coding sequence ATGAGAGAAGCTGTCATTGTTGCGGGAGCAAGAACACCAATTGGAAAAGCAAAGAGGGGTTCATTAAAAACAGTTCGTCCTGACGATCTAGGGGCGTTAGTAGTAAAGGAAACGTTAAAGCGTGCGAATTATGAAGGGCCAATCGACGATTTAATTTTCGGTTGTGCGATGCCAGAAGCAGAACAAGGTTTAAATATGGCTCGTAATATCGGCGGGCTAGCAGGACTTTCTTACGATGTTCCAGCTATTACAATTAACCGTTACTGTTCTTCTGGTTTACAGAGTATCGCTTACGGAGCAGAGCGCATTATGCTTGGTCACTCGGAAGCTGTATTATCAGGCGGAGCGGAATCAATGAGTTTAGTTCCGATGATGGGACACGTTGTTCGTCCGAATAGTCGCCTTGTAGAAGCAGCTCCAGAATATTATATGGGTATGGGACATACAGCAGAGCAAGTTGCTGTGAAATATGGAATTTCTCGTGAAGAGCAAGATGCTTTTGCGGTAAGAAGTCACCAGCGCGCAGCAAAAGCGTTAGCTGAAGGGAACTTTGCGGATGAAACAGTAGCTGTAGATGTAATGTTACGCACTGTTGGAGCAAACAACAAACTGCAAGAAGAAACACGTATTTTCGCACAAGATGAAGGTGTAAGAGCGGAGACGACGCTAGACATTTTAGGTAAATTACGTCCAGCATTTAACGTTCGTGGTTCTGTAACGGCTGGTAACTCTTCACAAATGAGTGATGGAGCAGCATCTGTACTATTAATGGATCGTGAAAAAGCAGTGAGCGATGGCATGAAGCCACTTGCGAAATTCCGTTCATTTGCAGTAGCTGGTGTACCACCAGAAATAATGGGTATCGGTCCAATTGCTGCAATTCCGAAAGCGTTAAAACTAGCGGGATTAGAACTATCTGATATCGGCTTATTCGAGCTAAATGAGGCGTTCGCTTCTCAATCGATTCAAGTTATTCGTGAACTTGGTTTAGATGAAGAAAAAGTGAACGTAAACGGCGGTGCAATCGCACTTGGACATCCACTAGGCTGTACAGGAGCAAAACTAACACTATCTCTTATTCATGAAATGAAACGCCGCAACGAACAATTCGGTATCGTAACAATGTGTATCGGCGGCGGAATGGGAGCAGCGGGAGTGTTTGAATTACTATAA
- a CDS encoding acyl-CoA dehydrogenase family protein, with the protein MEKTVGSAVKGGSFLVDEITIDQVFTPEDFSSEHKMIAKTTEEFIVNEVLPELEYLEQHEFDRSVRLLKEAGELGLLGADVPEEYGGIGLDKVSSALIAEKFSRAGGFAITHGAHVGIGSLPIVLFGNEEQKKKYLPLLATGEKLAAYALTEPGSGSDALGAKTTARLNAEGTHYVLNGEKQWITNSAFADVFVVYAKVDGEHFSAFIVEKEYAGVSTGPEEKKMGIKCSSTRTLILEDALVPKENLLGEIGKGHIIAFNILNIGRYKLGVGTVGSAKRAVEISAQYANQRQQFKQPIARFPLIQEKLANMAAKTYAAESSVYRTVGLFESRMSTLSEEEVKDGKAVAASIAEYAIECSLNKVFGSEVLDYTVDEGVQIHGGYGFMAEYEIERMYRDSRINRIFEGTNEINRLIVPGTFLRKAMKGELPLLQKAQKLQEELMMMMPEEVGDEPLALQKYLVKNAKKIGLMVAGLAAQKYGKALDKEQEILVNIADIVSNLYAMESALLRTEKAIKTTGLEKNKQKVLYTEVFCQEAFNEIEADAKETLIAVENGDMLRMMLSSLRKLTRHTPLNVIPKKREIAAKILEDERYTV; encoded by the coding sequence ATGGAAAAAACAGTAGGAAGTGCGGTTAAAGGCGGTAGCTTTTTAGTAGATGAGATTACAATTGATCAAGTGTTTACGCCAGAAGATTTTTCATCTGAGCATAAAATGATTGCAAAAACGACAGAGGAATTTATCGTAAATGAAGTTCTTCCGGAGCTTGAATATTTAGAGCAACATGAGTTTGATCGTTCTGTGCGTCTTTTAAAAGAAGCTGGTGAACTTGGTTTATTAGGCGCTGACGTACCAGAAGAGTACGGCGGAATTGGTCTTGATAAAGTAAGCTCAGCGTTAATCGCAGAGAAATTCTCTCGCGCTGGTGGTTTTGCAATCACTCACGGTGCTCACGTTGGTATCGGATCTTTACCAATCGTATTATTCGGTAACGAAGAGCAAAAGAAAAAATATTTACCATTACTTGCAACTGGTGAAAAATTAGCTGCATATGCATTAACTGAGCCAGGTTCAGGATCTGACGCATTAGGTGCAAAAACAACTGCACGTTTAAATGCAGAAGGTACACATTACGTATTAAACGGTGAAAAACAATGGATTACAAACTCTGCATTTGCTGATGTATTTGTTGTATATGCAAAAGTAGACGGCGAGCACTTCTCAGCATTTATCGTAGAGAAAGAGTATGCTGGCGTATCTACAGGGCCTGAAGAGAAGAAGATGGGTATTAAATGTTCTTCAACTCGTACATTAATTTTAGAAGATGCATTAGTACCGAAAGAAAACTTACTTGGTGAAATCGGTAAAGGTCATATTATCGCGTTCAACATTTTAAATATCGGTCGTTATAAATTAGGTGTTGGTACAGTTGGATCTGCAAAACGTGCAGTAGAAATTTCAGCACAATATGCAAATCAACGTCAACAGTTCAAACAACCAATCGCTCGTTTCCCATTAATTCAAGAAAAACTTGCGAATATGGCAGCGAAAACATATGCAGCTGAAAGCTCTGTATATCGTACAGTAGGTTTATTCGAAAGCCGCATGAGCACATTATCTGAAGAAGAAGTAAAAGACGGTAAAGCAGTAGCAGCTTCTATCGCTGAATATGCAATCGAGTGCTCTTTAAATAAAGTGTTCGGTTCTGAAGTGTTAGATTATACGGTAGATGAAGGTGTTCAAATTCACGGTGGTTACGGATTTATGGCAGAGTACGAGATTGAAAGAATGTACCGCGATTCTCGTATTAACCGTATTTTCGAAGGAACGAACGAAATTAACCGCCTAATCGTACCAGGTACGTTCTTACGTAAAGCGATGAAAGGTGAATTACCATTACTACAAAAAGCACAAAAATTACAAGAAGAGTTAATGATGATGATGCCAGAAGAAGTAGGCGATGAGCCATTAGCACTTCAAAAATATTTAGTAAAGAACGCGAAGAAAATCGGTTTAATGGTAGCTGGATTAGCTGCTCAAAAATACGGTAAAGCATTAGATAAAGAGCAAGAAATTCTTGTGAATATCGCTGACATCGTAAGCAACCTTTACGCAATGGAATCAGCTCTTCTTCGTACAGAAAAAGCAATTAAAACAACTGGTCTTGAAAAGAATAAACAAAAAGTGTTATACACTGAAGTATTTTGCCAAGAAGCATTCAACGAAATCGAAGCAGATGCGAAAGAAACACTTATCGCAGTTGAAAACGGCGACATGCTGCGCATGATGTTATCATCATTACGTAAATTAACTCGCCACACGCCACTTAACGTAATTCCGAAGAAGCGTGAAATTGCTGCGAAAATTTTAGAAGATGAGCGTTACACAGTTTAA
- a CDS encoding L-lactate dehydrogenase, which translates to MRRNTRKIAIIGTGLVGSSCAYSIVNQGICEELLLIDINHERAVGEAMDLSHCINFTNTRTKVYAGSYEDCKDMDIVIITAGPAPKPGQSRLDTLGASAKIMESVVNGVMESGFDGIFLLASNPVDIITYQVWKVSGLPRNRVIGTGTSLDSSRLRTILSEMLHVDPRSIHGYSLGEHGDSQMVAWSHVTVGGKPILQILEEQKERFGEIDLDEIVEKTAKAGWEIYKRKGTTYYGIGNSLAYIARSIFNDDHRVIAVSAILDGEYGEYDICTGVPAIITRDGIREVVELNLLEDEESRFAKSNDVLRDYMKTIGY; encoded by the coding sequence ATGAGAAGAAACACAAGAAAAATTGCAATTATCGGTACTGGATTAGTTGGATCAAGCTGTGCGTATTCCATTGTAAACCAAGGGATTTGCGAAGAGCTATTGTTAATTGATATAAATCATGAACGTGCAGTTGGAGAAGCGATGGATTTATCGCACTGCATTAACTTTACAAATACAAGAACAAAAGTATATGCAGGAAGTTATGAAGACTGCAAAGATATGGACATTGTTATTATTACAGCAGGACCAGCGCCGAAGCCTGGACAAAGTCGCTTAGACACTTTAGGAGCAAGCGCTAAGATTATGGAAAGTGTTGTAAATGGTGTAATGGAAAGTGGATTTGATGGCATTTTCTTACTCGCATCGAACCCAGTTGACATTATTACATATCAAGTGTGGAAGGTATCTGGATTACCTAGAAATCGTGTGATTGGTACAGGTACATCACTAGATTCTTCTCGCTTAAGAACAATTTTATCTGAAATGTTACATGTAGATCCTCGTAGTATTCATGGGTATTCATTAGGAGAACATGGGGATTCTCAAATGGTTGCTTGGTCTCACGTAACTGTTGGTGGTAAGCCAATTCTGCAAATTTTAGAGGAACAAAAAGAACGTTTTGGTGAAATAGATTTAGATGAAATTGTTGAGAAGACTGCGAAAGCTGGATGGGAAATTTATAAGCGTAAAGGAACTACTTATTATGGAATCGGAAATTCTCTAGCTTATATTGCTCGCTCAATTTTCAATGATGATCACCGTGTTATCGCTGTTTCAGCTATTTTAGATGGTGAATATGGCGAATACGATATTTGTACAGGAGTACCAGCAATTATTACTAGAGACGGTATAAGAGAAGTGGTAGAACTGAACTTATTAGAAGATGAAGAAAGCCGCTTTGCAAAATCAAACGATGTTTTACGCGATTATATGAAAACAATTGGTTACTAA
- the gcvH gene encoding glycine cleavage system protein GcvH, which translates to MSIPNNLRYSEEHEWVKTEGNAVVIGITHFAQGELGDIVFVELPEVGATIQADEPFGSVESVKTVSELYAPVSGKVVAVNEELSDQPELVNESPYEGAWMVKVELSDASQVEKLLTAEKYAEMTNQD; encoded by the coding sequence ATGAGCATTCCAAATAATTTACGTTACTCTGAAGAACACGAATGGGTAAAAACAGAAGGTAATGCGGTTGTTATCGGTATTACTCATTTTGCACAAGGTGAGTTAGGCGATATCGTATTCGTTGAACTTCCTGAAGTAGGTGCAACAATCCAAGCTGACGAGCCATTCGGAAGCGTAGAATCTGTTAAAACAGTTTCTGAATTATACGCACCTGTAAGTGGTAAAGTTGTAGCAGTAAACGAAGAATTAAGTGACCAACCAGAACTAGTTAACGAATCTCCATACGAGGGTGCATGGATGGTTAAAGTTGAACTTTCTGATGCAAGCCAAGTTGAGAAGTTATTAACTGCAGAAAAATATGCAGAAATGACAAACCAAGACTAA
- a CDS encoding methionine ABC transporter ATP-binding protein encodes MILLENVKKIYKAKSGDVTAVDNANLQIEKGEIFGVIGYSGAGKSSLIRLFNQLEKPTSGQITIANRVISAITGSELRKARQEIGMIFQHFNLLWSRTVRENIAFPLEIAGVDKAERRKRVDELIHLVGLEGRGDAYPSQLSGGQKQRVGIARALANNPQVLLCDEATSALDPETTDQILDLLLDINKRLGLTIVLITHEMHVIRKICNRVAVMEKGKIVESGPVLDVFRNPQQDITKRFVQQLTDSEDTNETIESLIEKYPDGKVIRLQFIGEAVERPVLQRLMQRGDIEVSILQGNIAQTNNGSYGSLVVHLNGEETAIQQAIEGIHQDQVELEVIAHG; translated from the coding sequence ATGATTCTATTAGAGAATGTAAAGAAAATATATAAGGCAAAAAGCGGTGATGTCACTGCTGTAGATAACGCCAACTTACAAATAGAGAAAGGCGAAATATTTGGTGTTATCGGATATAGTGGCGCTGGGAAAAGTTCGTTAATCCGATTGTTTAATCAGTTAGAGAAACCAACTTCTGGCCAAATTACAATTGCGAATCGTGTGATTTCAGCGATTACTGGAAGTGAACTTCGTAAGGCGAGACAAGAAATCGGAATGATTTTTCAACATTTCAACTTACTTTGGTCACGAACTGTACGTGAAAATATCGCTTTCCCACTTGAAATTGCAGGTGTCGATAAGGCGGAGAGAAGAAAACGTGTCGATGAGTTAATTCATCTTGTTGGATTAGAAGGAAGAGGCGATGCGTACCCATCTCAGCTAAGTGGTGGACAAAAGCAGCGCGTCGGGATTGCAAGAGCGTTAGCTAATAATCCACAAGTACTTTTATGTGATGAAGCAACGTCAGCTCTTGATCCGGAAACGACAGATCAAATTTTAGATTTATTATTAGATATTAATAAGCGTCTCGGCTTAACAATTGTATTGATTACGCATGAGATGCACGTTATTCGCAAAATTTGTAATCGTGTTGCTGTAATGGAGAAAGGGAAGATTGTAGAAAGTGGCCCTGTACTTGATGTGTTCCGTAATCCACAGCAAGATATTACGAAACGATTTGTACAGCAGTTAACTGATTCTGAAGATACAAATGAAACGATTGAAAGCTTAATTGAAAAATATCCAGATGGAAAAGTAATTCGTTTGCAGTTTATCGGTGAAGCTGTAGAAAGACCGGTACTTCAAAGGTTAATGCAGCGCGGTGATATAGAAGTTAGCATTTTACAAGGAAATATCGCACAAACGAATAACGGCTCTTACGGAAGTTTAGTCGTTCATTTAAATGGTGAAGAAACAGCGATCCAGCAAGCGATAGAAGGAATTCATCAAGATCAAGTAGAGCTGGAGGTGATTGCACATGGATAA
- a CDS encoding MBL fold metallo-hydrolase: MKLIRVGTVHQIAFLPRLFPINCYFVEEETGLTLIDAALPFCAKKILEAARKIGKPITNIVITHAHDDHIGALDAIKQELPNVPVYISKRDASLLEGDLSLQLGEPDTQVKVSVSKRIKTIPDILLQEGDQIGSLVAIAAPGHTPGSMAFLDTRNDALIVGDAFQTRGGIAVAGQLNWLFPFPMFGTWDAEVSLTSAQKLLEYKPSILATGHGKMIKDPLVQMQRAIEEAERNLTRKSLK; this comes from the coding sequence ATGAAGTTAATAAGAGTAGGAACAGTTCACCAAATCGCATTTTTACCGCGTCTATTTCCGATTAACTGTTACTTTGTTGAAGAAGAAACAGGATTAACTTTAATTGATGCTGCTTTACCATTTTGTGCAAAGAAGATTTTAGAAGCGGCTCGAAAAATAGGAAAACCGATTACGAATATCGTTATTACACATGCGCATGATGACCATATAGGGGCACTCGATGCTATAAAACAAGAATTGCCGAATGTTCCGGTCTATATTTCTAAAAGAGATGCAAGTTTACTTGAAGGGGATTTGTCACTGCAACTAGGGGAACCAGACACGCAGGTAAAAGTAAGTGTGTCAAAAAGGATAAAGACGATTCCAGATATTCTTCTTCAAGAGGGAGATCAAATAGGTTCCCTTGTAGCGATTGCAGCTCCAGGTCATACACCGGGATCAATGGCGTTTTTAGACACGAGAAATGATGCACTCATTGTTGGAGATGCATTTCAAACGAGAGGCGGGATAGCGGTAGCAGGGCAATTAAATTGGCTTTTTCCATTTCCTATGTTTGGTACGTGGGATGCAGAAGTTTCATTAACGAGTGCTCAGAAATTGCTGGAGTATAAGCCGTCTATATTAGCGACAGGGCATGGGAAGATGATTAAAGATCCGTTAGTGCAAATGCAACGGGCGATTGAAGAAGCGGAAAGGAATTTAACAAGAAAGAGCCTCAAATAA
- a CDS encoding spore coat protein: protein MNEKDMVNDYLAGLNSSLTSYANYISQSDNEQLHQTLIQIRNQDEARQRNMYEYAKQKSYYKPAAPANPMIVEQLKSQLSAE from the coding sequence ATGAATGAAAAAGATATGGTAAATGATTATTTAGCAGGGTTAAATTCAAGTTTAACAAGTTATGCAAATTATATTTCTCAATCTGATAATGAACAGTTACATCAAACGTTAATTCAAATTCGTAATCAAGATGAGGCGCGTCAACGTAATATGTATGAATACGCAAAGCAAAAGAGTTATTACAAACCGGCAGCACCTGCGAATCCAATGATTGTAGAGCAATTGAAAAGTCAATTAAGTGCGGAATAG
- a CDS encoding phosphatase PAP2 family protein has product MKKFKLSSLLPLSYILLLVLVSPLYDVLNKSTVHAVDVTTVVDDWIPFVKAFIIPYLLWFPYLYGALIYYCFADRKQYYVTLSSVILGKLACFSIYFFWQTTVPRPTVVGTDVFSELVRYIYSIDQPVNCFPSIHVLTTFVIMLAAFKRREQHAFEYYILTFFGTLIILSTLFTKQHAFVDAISGMTLASVLYFGVQLLLAKETVRVPVKRNHKM; this is encoded by the coding sequence ATGAAGAAATTTAAACTTTCATCTCTTCTTCCGTTAAGTTATATACTTCTACTCGTACTCGTAAGTCCCCTTTACGATGTATTAAATAAATCTACTGTTCACGCAGTAGATGTCACAACTGTAGTAGATGATTGGATTCCATTTGTGAAAGCATTTATTATTCCTTACTTACTTTGGTTTCCATACTTATACGGTGCACTTATTTATTACTGTTTTGCTGATCGAAAGCAATATTATGTCACTTTAAGTAGTGTAATTCTTGGAAAACTTGCTTGTTTTTCGATTTACTTTTTTTGGCAGACAACTGTACCACGCCCAACCGTTGTTGGAACAGATGTATTTTCCGAACTAGTCCGCTATATTTATAGTATTGATCAACCAGTAAACTGTTTCCCAAGCATTCATGTCCTTACGACATTTGTAATTATGTTAGCTGCCTTTAAGCGTAGAGAACAGCATGCTTTTGAATATTACATTCTTACTTTCTTCGGTACACTTATCATTTTATCAACGCTATTTACGAAGCAACATGCATTTGTAGACGCCATTTCTGGAATGACGCTTGCAAGCGTACTATACTTCGGTGTTCAGCTATTATTAGCAAAAGAAACAGTACGCGTTCCAGTAAAACGAAATCATAAAATGTAA
- a CDS encoding thioredoxin family protein → MIEVIDWTGAEATDLIGNEEKTVLYVYTPMCGTCQLAKKMLTVVEMTIEDLKIGMLDLNYAPHLAKEYGIESVPCLLVFENGTLMKKIYAFHSVEYLYTELK, encoded by the coding sequence ATGATAGAAGTGATTGATTGGACAGGTGCCGAAGCTACAGACCTAATAGGAAATGAAGAAAAAACAGTGTTATATGTGTATACACCAATGTGTGGAACATGCCAGTTAGCAAAGAAGATGTTAACGGTCGTCGAGATGACGATTGAAGATTTGAAAATTGGGATGTTAGATTTAAATTATGCCCCGCATTTAGCGAAAGAGTATGGGATAGAAAGTGTACCGTGTTTACTTGTTTTTGAAAATGGGACACTGATGAAGAAAATATATGCATTTCATTCGGTTGAATATTTATATACGGAATTAAAGTAG
- a CDS encoding PTS transporter subunit IIC, translating into MKEYIMSRVFKASAGIAQGIFVSLGIGLLIENIGRIVDIPLLITIGVVAKSLMAPAIGAGIAFMLGANGLVIFSAMVAGAIGAGSISITEAGLIIKTGEPIGALLTATLAVYIGKRLSGKTALDMMLVPFAAILGSGLVGIWLAQNISPVLNTVGAFIKDSSAGSPFIASIVIAVVWGLLLISPASSAALAIALSLDGVAGGAALAGCVAQFIGFSVISAKENNLGGILAQALCTPKVQLPNITKNPMILVPTVVASAIVGPVSALIFHLEAGKEIAGLGLSSLIAPINLISSQGWEVVPAMIITYVIIPVAVSYILYIALKKAGRIHSGDMTVPQS; encoded by the coding sequence ATGAAAGAATATATAATGTCTCGTGTGTTTAAAGCTTCAGCCGGAATCGCACAGGGTATTTTCGTATCCCTTGGAATTGGTTTGCTGATTGAAAATATAGGAAGAATTGTTGATATCCCATTACTTATTACAATCGGAGTTGTTGCAAAATCACTTATGGCACCAGCAATTGGAGCCGGGATTGCTTTTATGCTCGGTGCAAACGGACTCGTAATTTTCTCAGCGATGGTAGCTGGAGCAATTGGAGCCGGTTCAATTTCAATTACTGAAGCTGGTCTCATCATTAAAACAGGTGAACCAATCGGTGCATTATTAACAGCGACTTTAGCAGTTTATATTGGTAAACGATTAAGTGGAAAAACTGCTTTAGATATGATGCTCGTTCCATTTGCAGCAATACTCGGTTCTGGTTTAGTCGGTATTTGGTTAGCTCAAAATATTAGCCCAGTTTTAAATACAGTTGGAGCATTCATTAAAGATAGTTCAGCTGGTAGCCCGTTCATCGCTTCTATCGTGATTGCTGTAGTTTGGGGACTATTACTTATCTCTCCAGCTTCATCAGCTGCTTTAGCGATAGCACTTAGCTTAGATGGTGTTGCAGGTGGTGCAGCACTTGCAGGATGTGTTGCTCAGTTTATCGGATTCTCTGTTATTTCAGCGAAAGAAAATAATTTAGGTGGCATATTAGCTCAGGCACTTTGTACTCCAAAAGTACAGTTGCCGAACATTACTAAAAATCCAATGATTCTCGTCCCAACTGTCGTCGCCAGCGCTATAGTAGGCCCAGTATCAGCATTAATTTTCCACCTGGAAGCAGGGAAAGAAATTGCAGGCCTTGGATTAAGCTCTCTTATCGCACCAATTAATTTAATTTCCAGCCAAGGATGGGAAGTTGTCCCAGCGATGATAATCACTTATGTCATCATTCCAGTAGCTGTTTCTTATATACTTTACATCGCTCTTAAAAAAGCAGGTCGTATTCACTCTGGTGATATGACTGTACCGCAATCTTAA